From Paraflavitalea devenefica, the proteins below share one genomic window:
- a CDS encoding ABC transporter permease, translated as MTLSFLHNTKAELLKTSSTAIPWLTLLAAGFLPAINCIILLARPDVLVNKLQTDPWLIFLHMNWKSNAAFILPLYLILLNNAMAQIEYRNNAWKQVYALPRRYTDIFFSKFIVMLGFLAAFFLLFHAWIIAGGLVAGWINKGYPFSTHAFPFNEMFILSARIGLAVMGVAAIQYWLSLRFHNYIIPLGIGIGLLILGLVLMDWDKSIYFPYVYPIFMFYTGLPERHGTLSLLLWNSGIAFVVAILAGWCDMYNKKEKG; from the coding sequence ATGACACTATCATTCCTGCATAATACCAAAGCAGAATTATTAAAAACCAGCAGCACAGCTATACCCTGGCTTACCTTACTGGCAGCCGGTTTCCTGCCCGCTATCAACTGTATTATCCTGCTGGCCCGTCCGGATGTTTTAGTCAATAAGCTGCAAACTGATCCCTGGCTCATTTTTCTGCACATGAACTGGAAGAGCAATGCAGCCTTCATACTGCCCCTTTACCTTATTTTGCTGAACAATGCCATGGCGCAGATCGAATACCGGAATAATGCCTGGAAACAGGTATATGCCCTGCCACGCCGGTACACGGATATCTTCTTTTCTAAATTTATCGTCATGCTTGGTTTCCTTGCAGCTTTCTTCCTGCTTTTTCATGCCTGGATCATTGCAGGTGGTTTGGTGGCCGGATGGATCAATAAAGGATATCCATTCTCTACGCACGCTTTCCCTTTCAACGAGATGTTTATTTTATCCGCCCGTATTGGCCTGGCCGTTATGGGTGTGGCCGCTATTCAATATTGGTTAAGCCTTCGTTTCCATAATTATATCATTCCCCTTGGCATTGGGATTGGCCTGCTCATACTAGGACTGGTATTAATGGATTGGGATAAGAGTATTTACTTTCCGTATGTGTACCCCATTTTTATGTTTTATACCGGTTTGCCGGAGCGCCATGGAACGCTGTCCCTTTTGTTATGGAATTCAGGCATTGCCTTTGTGGTGGCCATCCTGGCCGGTTGGTGTGATATGTATAACAAAAAAGAAAAAGGATAG